One segment of Actinomyces sp. 432 DNA contains the following:
- a CDS encoding glycerophosphodiester phosphodiesterase has product MTVEVVGTAATTSAGAVLTVEGAQAGDAAVLVVGAQYGHSGDMTPAGWQGSYVAKIGDGGRSGTIATRAVTAPADTRSVPVGSPVGGGRISAALVVLRGLLSTPAPVAWQEPAPVLPASGAALVTTQQHQVASGQVVGHDPAGRQVVSADDAGHTTAASWSAVTLAIVDDCQGEALVPTLSGDTALRAWCVVPLAADPAHQPPQPDPEPDPVDRSLEVDGQAVEIVGYQTARGLAPARLMPHGATTVTGLLGMGVPWLVAHRGGSASWPEHTQRAYTQAVWAGAHVLEFSAGRTSDGVWLGCHDRTLARLGGPDTPVSELTWAQVEAAMSGRDTMPARLDWLIERYGDSHVILFDPKYSITTFQSEYLAMLAPYRDRVVLKYSGDGLAAFSAWKSRGYVTWAYGYQAWRTGNTAAWGNFLADANKDILSLDGPYASAAWREALAAGKPLTAHILTSRTEYAAAVEGGAVGAMVSGVGDWTPDF; this is encoded by the coding sequence ATGACCGTGGAGGTCGTGGGCACGGCCGCCACCACGTCCGCCGGGGCCGTGCTGACGGTGGAGGGCGCCCAGGCCGGTGACGCCGCCGTCCTCGTGGTCGGCGCCCAGTACGGGCACTCCGGGGACATGACCCCCGCCGGGTGGCAGGGGTCATACGTGGCGAAGATCGGGGACGGGGGCCGGTCGGGCACCATCGCCACCCGCGCGGTGACCGCGCCCGCTGACACGCGCAGCGTGCCTGTCGGTTCCCCGGTCGGCGGCGGCCGCATCTCCGCCGCCCTGGTAGTCCTGCGCGGCCTGCTGTCCACCCCCGCGCCGGTGGCGTGGCAGGAGCCCGCACCGGTGCTCCCCGCGTCCGGCGCGGCCCTGGTGACCACCCAGCAGCACCAGGTCGCCTCCGGGCAGGTGGTCGGGCACGACCCCGCGGGCAGGCAGGTCGTGTCCGCTGACGATGCCGGGCACACCACTGCCGCGTCCTGGAGCGCGGTCACCCTGGCGATTGTGGACGACTGCCAGGGTGAGGCCCTAGTGCCCACCCTGTCCGGGGATACGGCGCTGAGGGCATGGTGCGTGGTGCCGCTGGCTGCGGACCCCGCCCACCAGCCTCCCCAGCCTGACCCGGAGCCGGACCCGGTTGACCGGTCCCTGGAGGTCGACGGCCAGGCGGTGGAGATCGTGGGCTACCAGACCGCGCGTGGCCTGGCGCCCGCCCGGCTCATGCCCCACGGCGCCACCACCGTCACCGGCCTGCTGGGCATGGGGGTGCCGTGGCTGGTCGCCCACCGGGGAGGGTCCGCGTCCTGGCCCGAGCACACCCAGCGCGCCTACACGCAGGCGGTGTGGGCCGGCGCCCATGTGCTGGAGTTCTCGGCCGGCCGCACGAGCGATGGTGTGTGGCTGGGCTGCCATGACCGCACCCTGGCGCGGCTGGGCGGCCCGGACACGCCGGTCTCCGAGCTGACCTGGGCGCAGGTGGAGGCGGCCATGAGCGGCCGTGACACCATGCCCGCCCGCCTGGACTGGCTCATCGAGCGCTACGGCGACTCCCACGTAATTCTTTTTGACCCCAAGTACTCGATCACGACTTTCCAGAGCGAGTACTTGGCGATGCTCGCCCCATACCGGGACCGCGTGGTCCTCAAGTACAGCGGGGACGGCCTCGCCGCCTTCAGCGCCTGGAAGTCTCGCGGGTACGTGACGTGGGCGTACGGCTACCAGGCCTGGCGCACCGGCAACACCGCCGCCTGGGGTAATTTCCTGGCTGACGCCAATAAGGACATCCTGTCGCTGGATGGGCCGTACGCGTCGGCCGCCTGGCGGGAGGCTCTGGCGGCCGGGAAGCCTCTGACCGCGCACATCCTGACCAGCCGCACCGAGTACGCGGCCGCTGTGGAGGGTGGCGCGGTCGGTGCGATGGTCTCCGGCGTCGGCGACTGGACCCCCGACTTCTGA
- a CDS encoding phage holin, protein MGKHVALTTDRTILSWLTPERRRAIYSAVAAVLAALAAVGVITGEQATAWGQVAEQALAVAALVLAAVHTGGVYEALSSAPWMTATPPPAAWGSDLSWRGRRCWCRGRCGGRSRRRG, encoded by the coding sequence ATGGGGAAGCATGTCGCACTCACGACCGACCGCACCATCCTGTCCTGGCTGACGCCAGAGCGACGCCGAGCCATCTACTCCGCCGTCGCTGCTGTCCTGGCTGCGCTCGCGGCCGTCGGCGTCATCACCGGCGAGCAGGCCACCGCGTGGGGGCAGGTGGCTGAGCAGGCCCTCGCCGTCGCCGCGCTCGTCCTGGCTGCCGTGCACACCGGCGGCGTGTATGAGGCCCTGTCATCGGCCCCGTGGATGACGGCGACGCCACCACCGGCGGCGTGGGGGAGTGACCTGTCATGGCGTGGTCGCCGCTGCTGGTGCCGCGGGCGGTGTGGGGGTCGCTCACGCCGCCGCGGGTGA
- a CDS encoding tape measure protein has product MADTTSGIQLGTAWLQVAISAKGIQAQLDQAVNGPTTSKLGNSLGQRIARSIGNAIAKTPAVARALAASVKSGVETLRLLGMYAKDAARVTLAQLGPVGTAISNLAKTVTGPLAKSWGTVSAGASKAWGSIKSGVSGVAQAVTSRVSGITKTLGESAVGKVVKAWQPVGQVIGAGFGKAVAGLGGVLAAAGAGVASVASKVGSAVGSALSSTISAGVKAAGIAVAALGTAIATNLSRAVSRADTLANFPQVMANIGYSADDARVQIDRIAKSLDGLPTSTNAVARTVQGLAPLTGSLEKATDVSLALNDALLAGGGSAVIVENAMEQYRQMLAVGTVDMSAWRSMQAAMPGQLDQMARALLGATANSSDLYDAMKAGTVSFEDFNDTLVRLDSEGIDGLASFHDQALTATAGISTAFENARNRIAAAITKVINVFGVDSISEAINGFTANFSTWGDTVAEKARVVKEWISDTIVPAFEGMKSILLDGDFTGPIFGQQEDSGLVGFLMSVREAVISVKDGFEAAKPTLESIWAGVQGFVAEAAPKIGEVLTRVVQLIPSIVDGISSVAQWLSDNKDYVLSIAVAIGAAVTAYKAWTTALNIYKAAQDAAKAAQAAFNLVANANPIMLVVMAIAALVAGLWFFFTKTETGRKIMAKVWTAIKNVVGGVVSWFSDTALPVLQGVWDGIKSGVSTVGEKVSDIWDGIKNAVSSVVGWFSDNVVPVLQGVWDGIKSGVSTVGEKVSGVWDGIKGAVSSVVGWFSDNVVPVLQGVWDGIKDGVSTVGEKVSGVWDGIKGAVRGVVSWFDTWVKPVVMVFVGNVMAGFALLAVAVKIVWDGIKAAISKVADWFNNTLRPLVQKVIDRLKSGFDGFKSAVSTVWGGIKAAISRVADWFNNTLRPLVQKVIDRLKSGFDGFKSAVSTVWDGIKAAISRVADWFNNTLRPLVQKVIDRLKSGFDGFKSAVSTVWDGIKTAISRVADWFNNTLRPLVQKVIDRLKSGFDGLKKAISTAWDGIKTAINKVSTWFSDTLWPSINKVIGKIKSGFNTMKDSIGKAWDGIKSLAAKPVNFLIGTIYTDGIKKLVDKLTKAVGLNITLPAVAKIPGYASGGVLPGYTPGKDVYHFVSPDGGGALALSGGEAIMRPEWVRAVGGPAAVDAMNRAATGPGRSGLSAIGDRGYQHFFLGGIWNAAKNAIGGGIKGVTDWLANTVEAAAEIISDPIGAVTELVRKPVDALMGAFPAAGMIGDAVKQIPGQTITSIGSWLKKKTEALGTGSAPVDFAKTLLGTPYVWGGSSIPPGLDCSGLIYYALNRTGHPAPRLTAAGYQSVASPVTSPVPGDVVFWGRPAYHVAWYAGRGQIVEEPHPGGSARQTSVYGSVTYGRLKYDRGGLLQPGLSLVENATGKPEPVFTGGQWDRIAQLIADRQWPEKVTLVDSSNSIISELDVRIERAVGPASRGRLREALGV; this is encoded by the coding sequence ATGGCAGACACCACCTCCGGAATCCAGCTCGGCACAGCCTGGCTACAGGTCGCCATCTCCGCCAAGGGCATCCAGGCCCAGCTCGACCAGGCCGTCAACGGCCCCACCACGAGCAAGCTCGGCAACTCCCTCGGCCAGCGCATCGCCCGCTCCATCGGCAACGCCATCGCCAAGACCCCCGCCGTCGCGCGGGCGCTCGCGGCGTCGGTGAAGTCCGGGGTGGAGACGCTGCGGCTGCTGGGCATGTATGCCAAGGATGCGGCCAGGGTGACCCTGGCTCAGCTCGGTCCGGTCGGTACTGCCATCAGCAACCTGGCGAAGACGGTTACGGGGCCGCTGGCGAAGTCGTGGGGCACGGTCTCTGCCGGCGCGTCCAAGGCGTGGGGCAGCATCAAGAGCGGGGTGTCGGGGGTCGCGCAGGCGGTGACCTCTAGGGTCTCGGGGATCACCAAGACCCTGGGCGAGAGCGCGGTGGGCAAGGTCGTCAAGGCGTGGCAGCCTGTCGGCCAGGTCATCGGTGCGGGCTTCGGCAAGGCTGTCGCCGGGCTCGGTGGTGTCCTGGCTGCGGCGGGCGCGGGGGTGGCTTCTGTCGCCTCCAAGGTTGGCTCTGCTGTCGGTAGTGCCCTGTCTTCCACGATCTCGGCCGGCGTTAAGGCTGCTGGCATCGCGGTGGCCGCGCTCGGCACGGCTATCGCGACTAACCTGTCCCGCGCGGTGTCCCGCGCGGACACTCTGGCGAACTTCCCGCAGGTCATGGCCAATATCGGCTACTCAGCCGATGACGCGCGCGTGCAGATCGACCGTATCGCCAAGTCCCTGGACGGGCTGCCGACGTCGACGAACGCGGTCGCCCGGACCGTGCAGGGGCTGGCTCCGCTGACCGGCAGCCTGGAGAAGGCTACCGATGTCAGCCTGGCCCTGAACGATGCTCTGCTCGCGGGCGGCGGCTCGGCGGTCATCGTCGAGAACGCCATGGAGCAGTACCGGCAGATGCTGGCCGTGGGCACCGTGGACATGTCTGCCTGGCGCTCTATGCAGGCGGCCATGCCCGGCCAGCTGGACCAGATGGCCCGCGCTCTCCTGGGGGCTACGGCGAATTCCTCGGACCTGTACGACGCCATGAAGGCGGGCACGGTCTCCTTCGAGGACTTCAACGACACCCTGGTGAGGCTCGACTCTGAGGGGATTGACGGGCTCGCGTCCTTCCACGACCAGGCGCTCACCGCCACTGCGGGCATTTCGACCGCCTTTGAGAATGCGCGCAACCGTATTGCTGCGGCGATCACCAAGGTGATTAACGTTTTTGGCGTGGACTCCATCTCGGAGGCTATTAACGGGTTCACGGCGAACTTCTCGACCTGGGGAGACACGGTTGCTGAGAAGGCGCGGGTAGTCAAGGAGTGGATCTCCGACACGATTGTGCCTGCCTTCGAGGGCATGAAGTCCATTCTTCTTGACGGTGACTTCACCGGGCCGATCTTCGGCCAGCAGGAGGACTCCGGCCTCGTTGGCTTCCTCATGTCCGTGCGTGAGGCCGTCATCTCCGTGAAGGACGGTTTCGAGGCGGCGAAGCCTACTCTCGAGTCCATCTGGGCTGGGGTGCAGGGATTTGTCGCGGAGGCCGCTCCTAAGATCGGCGAGGTGCTGACCCGCGTGGTGCAGCTAATCCCGTCTATCGTGGACGGCATCTCCTCGGTAGCGCAGTGGTTGAGCGACAACAAGGACTACGTTCTGTCGATTGCGGTTGCTATTGGTGCTGCCGTGACCGCGTACAAGGCCTGGACCACGGCCCTGAACATCTACAAGGCCGCTCAGGACGCGGCCAAGGCGGCGCAGGCTGCGTTCAACCTGGTAGCCAACGCCAACCCCATCATGCTGGTGGTAATGGCTATCGCCGCCCTGGTGGCCGGCCTGTGGTTCTTCTTCACGAAGACCGAGACCGGCCGGAAGATCATGGCCAAGGTCTGGACCGCGATCAAGAACGTGGTCGGCGGAGTCGTGTCCTGGTTCTCCGACACCGCGCTCCCCGTGCTCCAGGGAGTCTGGGACGGGATCAAGAGCGGCGTGAGCACCGTCGGGGAGAAGGTCTCCGACATCTGGGACGGGATCAAGAATGCAGTAAGCAGCGTAGTCGGCTGGTTCTCCGACAACGTAGTGCCCGTGCTCCAGGGAGTTTGGGACGGGATCAAGAGCGGCGTGAGCACCGTCGGGGAGAAGGTCTCCGGCGTCTGGGACGGGATCAAGGGCGCAGTAAGCAGCGTAGTCGGCTGGTTCTCCGACAACGTAGTGCCCGTGCTCCAGGGAGTCTGGGACGGGATCAAGGACGGCGTGAGCACCGTCGGCGAGAAGGTCTCCGGCGTCTGGGACGGGATCAAGGGCGCGGTCCGCGGAGTCGTGTCCTGGTTCGACACCTGGGTGAAACCCGTAGTCATGGTCTTCGTCGGCAACGTGATGGCCGGTTTCGCTCTGCTGGCCGTCGCCGTCAAAATCGTCTGGGACGGTATTAAGGCTGCGATTAGTAAGGTTGCGGACTGGTTCAATAATACGCTTCGCCCGCTCGTTCAGAAGGTTATCGACAGGCTGAAGTCCGGGTTTGACGGCTTCAAGTCCGCCGTGTCTACCGTCTGGGGCGGTATTAAGGCTGCGATTAGTAGGGTTGCGGACTGGTTCAATAATACGCTTCGCCCGCTCGTTCAGAAGGTTATCGACAGGCTGAAGTCCGGGTTTGACGGCTTCAAGTCCGCCGTGTCTACCGTCTGGGACGGTATTAAGGCTGCGATTAGTAGGGTTGCGGACTGGTTCAATAATACGCTTCGCCCGCTCGTTCAGAAGGTTATCGACAGGCTGAAGTCCGGGTTTGACGGCTTCAAGTCCGCCGTGTCTACCGTCTGGGACGGTATTAAGACTGCGATTAGTAGGGTTGCGGACTGGTTCAATAATACGCTTCGCCCGCTCGTTCAGAAGGTTATCGACAGGCTGAAGTCCGGGTTCGACGGGCTGAAGAAGGCGATATCAACCGCCTGGGACGGCATCAAGACCGCAATCAACAAGGTCTCCACCTGGTTCTCCGACACCCTCTGGCCCAGCATTAACAAGGTGATCGGCAAGATCAAGTCCGGCTTCAACACCATGAAGGATTCCATCGGGAAGGCCTGGGACGGCATCAAGTCGCTGGCTGCGAAGCCGGTAAACTTCCTCATCGGAACGATCTACACCGACGGCATCAAGAAGCTGGTCGACAAGCTCACGAAAGCGGTCGGCCTGAATATCACCCTGCCAGCCGTGGCAAAGATCCCCGGCTACGCGTCCGGCGGCGTCCTGCCCGGTTACACGCCGGGCAAGGACGTCTACCACTTTGTCTCTCCTGACGGTGGTGGCGCCCTGGCCCTGTCGGGCGGCGAGGCGATCATGCGGCCGGAGTGGGTGCGCGCCGTAGGCGGCCCCGCGGCGGTCGACGCGATGAACCGGGCGGCCACCGGGCCAGGCCGTAGTGGTCTGTCCGCTATCGGGGACCGCGGCTACCAGCACTTCTTCCTCGGCGGCATCTGGAATGCAGCCAAGAATGCAATCGGCGGCGGCATTAAGGGCGTCACGGACTGGCTGGCCAATACCGTGGAGGCGGCGGCAGAGATCATCTCCGACCCGATCGGTGCTGTCACTGAGCTAGTGCGCAAGCCGGTGGACGCCCTGATGGGGGCTTTTCCGGCGGCAGGCATGATCGGTGACGCCGTAAAGCAGATTCCCGGCCAGACAATCACCTCAATCGGCAGCTGGCTGAAGAAGAAGACTGAGGCGCTCGGCACCGGGTCCGCACCGGTCGACTTCGCGAAGACCCTTTTGGGTACCCCGTATGTGTGGGGTGGCTCCTCTATCCCGCCGGGCCTGGACTGCTCGGGCCTGATCTACTACGCGCTGAACCGCACCGGGCACCCGGCGCCGCGCCTGACGGCGGCGGGATACCAGTCCGTCGCGTCTCCTGTCACCAGCCCGGTCCCGGGCGACGTGGTGTTCTGGGGCCGCCCCGCCTACCACGTCGCGTGGTATGCGGGCAGGGGCCAGATCGTGGAGGAGCCGCACCCGGGCGGCTCCGCCCGCCAGACCTCGGTGTACGGGTCCGTCACCTACGGGCGCCTGAAGTACGACCGGGGAGGCCTGCTGCAGCCGGGCCTCTCCCTGGTGGAGAACGCCACCGGCAAGCCCGAGCCGGTGTTCACCGGCGGCCAGTGGGACCGCATCGCGCAGCTGATAGCGGACCGTCAGTGGCCGGAGAAGGTCACGCTCGTGGATTCGAGCAACTCGATTATCAGCGAGCTGGACGTGCGTATTGAGCGTGCGGTTGGGCCGGCGTCGCGTGGTCGCCTGCGTGAGGCTCTGGGGGTGTAG